The genome window GTAATCGAAAAAACCCGAATTATCTACAATTTTAATATGTTTTCAAGCCATTGAaatttgaggatttttatctcgagctcaatgttttttttttttaattttcgttaatttttcaatttttttcaaatgaataggCTGCTTTCTTATGTATTTTTGACATCTGAAAACGGcaacacaaatattttttcaatctagtttcaacccttattttttcaatgttgtcGGGGATTACTCGTAAAAAATTTACACCAATCAATTCAGCGTCATCAAATTAGTCATAgatcaaattttcagatttctgCTCGAAAGTTACTCCATTTCTACATTTTAACTGGGCTATCAAGAACGAGTCGAATAGGCCCCTGTGAacccatttttctttcatctatTCAACgtttaaattttcaacgttcgacatttcttctttatttttcccgGTGCATTTCTTgttgttcatttatttttttaacagaacaaaaaaatctaaatgAGATCATAGTTTTCCTCGCGCCTAGAAAGATCTACCACACTTATGTAACAAACATTTAAACGTTCTGTTTATCTCGCagacagagaaaaagagtaGGGAGGGGAAGTTTGAGCGTTGATATAAAAATGCGATCAGGCCGTTTGTTAATAAAATACGCTTTACGTTAAGCAGAGACAGGCAAATAAAAACATCTGAGCAAAGTTTGAACTTAATCTATTGATATATCATTCTTCGATTgattgaattaaaaatgtgttataaaaaatatcaagccTACGCCGTGGAAATTGAAGATTGCTCTTAGCCGTCTTTCTCCATTTGATTTCATAGGAACGTTCAAATACATGTTGGTTCTTCCCTCTTAGTTATTTTAGGGAGCGTGATTATGCACATGGTTTTGTACTCGGTACTTGCCTCTAAATACGTTCGCATTATCATAGTTATAAAACTGAACTTTCGAATTAATATTTGTATCGCAATATAAACTTCCTGTCATACTTTGATGTTTTTGGTAATGTTTTGTTTACTTTCTCGAAATGATatttagatgaaaaaaaattacaaactagttaaataaaaaatataaatgcatctgaaacaattttttggaaaaaacattcgttTTATTTAAGCAAAAGTATAAATGGAACATGTATTTTAATCGTTTGTGGTTTCCCAATTCTGTACAAATAATTATAAGCACGGAAAACAAGGCTAAAAAACAGAGCAATGAAAGTGGATCACGACTGTATTTTATTAGGTTTCCTccttttgcttgcttcaagtGCTTTAGATTCACTCGATTAGTGAAATTTATTACTGACATGTACGTGGCCCCACGTATCCAATATCATTGGATGATAGGTACATTGAATGGTTGGCCTGCGCGCTGAATTCTACATGTGCAATTTTGAACGCGTTCCTTGACCGGGAGATATCGCTAACATCTTTAATCTAAAGACGAATTCTTTATAATCTTCCTGTCTCGAGAAAACCCGGCTCCCGGTTAATTAGAGTGCGTATTAGTATATCGGCGTTCTGAGCTCTCTTATTCGTCCATGTTTCCTTCGAGTTCTCTATGGAGACGTGTGCAGATTTAAAATTGCTTCGTGTTTGTATGTGTTGAAAATGGAATGGATCTCCgaattaagaggatggatcagttggtatatcgcaaccgtgagtgcgagagagatagctgtaaatttcgaaatcgaaattctttgacacagtttgaccgattaaccCTTATACTAGTCACACTTCAAGTTTCTGGAGTAATAGTCACACGGGGTTCAAGGTACCCCACTCACTTTGGGGgacaataaataattgaaaaactgtaaaaaataaaataaaataaaaatactgcaaTGTATTTTGAACCTTTAAGAAACGACCATACCGATTTAATTcttttcgtgttatttttaatattaaaaaaaatgtcaaagaaaagaatgcagaaaaaatgacttttttcacaaaaattgatgtagaaatcgtaattttcaattaaaaaaaaaaaaaaatcaactcttTCTATAAACTTGAGAAAGCACGCTTTCAGGTAGTAATGTCACGCTGGGGTGGATCGGACCCCAGATTTTTACACAATCTGATTTGATCGACTACCAAAACTGAACTAATGGGCCCttttaaataataacgatgaggCTCTCTTGTCAAAGGTTCGAACTATCGACCGAGGGCACCACCAAGTCctattttctcgaaatttctatttggTATCGTCGGTCGAAAAACGGCTAGGGTCCAATATACCCCGTGTGACTATTAAGGGTTAAAAAAAgactctgtcagtcgatttttgccatcgttctgcgtaggctgtagagcctttttttaatcgatcaaactatgtcaaagaatttcgatttcgaaaattccaagtgaggttagtcgactgatccatactcttttACGAGACTTGTAATTCTCTCTCACTAATCGTTTTTACTGTGCCGCCATTCTGCGATTCTTGTATCCATACATAATCCAATAAATGTAAGCATAATGTGTTTTTCcggaaaatgaatgaataattaCTGATACTTGCGAAAGGTATTTCGTTGAAgtctgaattatttttatttcgtgtttatgaTGGACTGGCATAACGCTGAGGTTTgccagaaaagaaaaaaacaatttgtaaTTCTCCAATCTTTCACCCTTCCTAATTCGCAATTCGCAGTTATTCAACCGATCcgaatgattcgtgaaataaaaaactcctgtaaagagtctctggcagcgacgtcataaatgtacttgtctttgaatcactaccgcgactctagattggtgaattaaaaatgttcatatcgtttatttcgttagattccaacgttgcaaacttcagcatcatcgATTGGCGACAACGAAATAaatggagagaaagagtgaaaagAAAATCTTTCACCGAAGGTAGCaacattacaaaatattttgtaaactcATGACACAATCATCGTTTCCCAATAAcagttcaatgaaaaataaataaaaacaactaTTGACCATTCAAAAGCGCAGTGATTgattttttgtaggaaatgtAATCCGTTTCCATATCGTCAAACAGCAAGACCCGTTCGTTCGATACGAGTAAATATATTGAGTCGCACGAATTTCGTTATGGACATCAGTTTGCAAGTAAAACGGTAAAAAAAGCCTTCTATTGACACATTCACGCCAATGCGAAAACGATTGGCGGTAGggcgagcaaaaaaaatgtttcaccgAAATCCCTTGCCTATGTACTGGATAAGGGATTCGCGAGGTATTTCGTCAGCATTATGTTTCACAAACGCCGGGTTCAAAGTAATAATTTCGTGGCACGTAGACCAACCGGACGAGCGTAAGACACACAATAGAGGGTCGATCGTTTACATACGAGAATAAGTTGTCCGTAAACGCGTACTGTCGCGAATGGAAACACGTCGAACTACGTTGAGTGTACAAACACGTAATaagagaaaatttttaacagcAATTTCATATCTTGACCGTGTTAATGAGACTCTCAATGATCGTCAATCGGTGGAGTTGACCATTGTTTGAAACAACTACCATTTAGTTCtcaaattattttgatttcattCAAACCGATTTGGTTGAAATAGTTTGAAATCCAAGTGCATTCGCATGAAACAATGGTCGTTCTACCGTTTGCTGACATTGGTGCCCTTTTTACACATTATAACCCATCGCCaacaactaagtaaaaatggtttttctatCTGATTAAATCTTCCAATGTACATAGCTAGTATACTTATAACTAAGAATTTTAGTTCTTCAGGGGCACCAAGGGACGGAGGACTGGGGCTTACGAGATGAATACGTCACTGCAGTCCTCCTCACAAATCAAGGGGTTCGTATACAGGTGCCAAAGGATCGTCTTCGGAATCGTAGAAATAAGGCTTTCTCCGATATCCCGTTGTGACTCGATGTTGTTGTTGGAGCTTCCGTCTTCGTTGCCGTTCTATGATGCTCTCGCCGACGTCATCGTCGCCATCCTCTTCGTCAGCCATTTCATCCCCGGAGTTTTCGTAGTCGTCGAAATTCGTTCGGAGTCTTTTGACCGCTTCTTTGATAAGTCCGCCTTCCCGTAGAAGTTCTTGCAACAATTCGTAAGGATCGTCGTCTCTCGTTGCTGTATTTGTTTTATGATTATGGAGATGGTGATGCCTTTGCTCTTGTGTTGTACCGTTGTTATTCTTCGTCCCGCATATCTCGCAGTTACCGGGTTCGGCCCACGAGCGTGATGGTATGTGATATGGCGATGGTCTATGTTTGTGGCTAATGCTGGATTTTGCCTTGAGACTGGACAGCCTTAAGTTCTCCTTAATCTGTGATACGAGCAGATCAACGTCACGCGTTATAAACTCCTGCGTCGTTTCCGGCATTACTTTAAATAGATAAGTTGTTTCTTCGGCACTCGGCATTTTACTACTTGCTTAAGTTGTATGTTGCCTAGAAAATACACCACTTTTAGTTCTACCGAATTTACGACAACGCAAACGTAAATAAACCGTTAGTGATTTTATCACTCACtcctttctctcgaaagagagagagagagagagagagagaaagagaaagagacgggAACACAACAAAAGCTTTGGTTCAGTGTTTGCTCGTTCTATCTTGCTCTCTTGTCTCTCACGACGAGCTCGAAACCGAAGCAGGTTCCCACTTCATTCAACTGCCTTAACTTCGTACGAATATATCGTTGCTCGGTAACAAAGCTTCCGACCAAATTCctgctactttttttttgtagttgAATCAACGGAAAAATTTCACAAGGACTCCAAACGCGACTTACTCTGGTCTTTATCTTTATTTATCAATACACTTTTACGATCACTCATGGCTTCCTCGTGTGTTTTTCATCTCGATGTTGCATCACCACACCAGCAAACACTTAACACAATAATCCGTTTACGAAAATTCGAGGAAGATAAATAACGATGTAAGAAATTATACAAACAAGAAATGGTTGATGATgcttggctgaacaagccgtTTATTCCGTCGCAGTTTTCTTCACGGATTCTCTCAGAGCCGACAAAACCCGTCACAACGAATCAACTCCCGCGAACGAAGCACTAACCCAAACACGAGTACTCACACCGATGCGTTATGCGTCCGTGGGCACGTAACCAAGCTACGCAACACACACGTGTATGTATGTGCGCGCGCGTACACAAAGCTAAGTGAGGGCAATGCGTAATCAACGAAGCGCGTGATTCACCAGGCGAAACCGttgatatagatatatatgttATTTATAAACATATATTTGTATCACGAAATTAATGATGAATTTGAATCTGCTCGTTCAACTTGTATGTGCAATGtttatttaaaattgttttcactATTATCGTGATAACACCGTGTGTCGTTTCAGATTATCGACTGTTTGTAATTATTGAAAACAAAGTGCATTGATGTAATCAAATTGACCTTCTTGAGCAGTTCAAAAATACTCGGCAAGGAAGAAGTAGCATGGATAGAAAGC of Venturia canescens isolate UGA chromosome 6, ASM1945775v1, whole genome shotgun sequence contains these proteins:
- the LOC122412526 gene encoding GSK-3-binding protein-like codes for the protein MPSAEETTYLFKVMPETTQEFITRDVDLLVSQIKENLRLSSLKAKSSISHKHRPSPYHIPSRSWAEPGNCEICGTKNNNGTTQEQRHHHLHNHKTNTATRDDDPYELLQELLREGGLIKEAVKRLRTNFDDYENSGDEMADEEDGDDDVGESIIERQRRRKLQQQHRVTTGYRRKPYFYDSEDDPLAPVYEPLDL